In the genome of Candidatus Zymogenus saltonus, one region contains:
- a CDS encoding NAD-dependent deacylase, giving the protein MKDLIKRAAWDIFGAQHVVALTGAGVSTESGIPDFRSPGGLWEKYDPMEFMYDRFISDPKRIWEMSTKMKHEGDLDMAEAKPNPAHIALAELEAMGFIKCVITQNVDNLHQKGGSKDVIEFHGNLLFGRCISCSLRFSLSEVEEIIAKNGLPPRCKKCEGILKPDAVFFGEPIPPEALQRSISEAKKADVMIVAGTSAVVYPAAELPFVAKRGGGFFSTSVTEPSPNVGAVVIEVNDEPTQLTGRVSDYLIQGKVGTILPEIVEEVKALMKDKTH; this is encoded by the coding sequence ATGAAAGACCTGATCAAAAGGGCGGCATGGGACATCTTCGGCGCCCAGCACGTGGTGGCGTTGACCGGCGCAGGCGTGTCCACCGAGTCGGGCATCCCCGATTTCAGGAGCCCGGGCGGCCTCTGGGAAAAATACGATCCGATGGAGTTCATGTATGACCGTTTCATCTCGGACCCGAAGAGGATATGGGAGATGAGCACCAAGATGAAGCACGAGGGCGATCTCGACATGGCCGAGGCGAAGCCGAATCCGGCCCACATCGCCCTTGCGGAGTTGGAGGCAATGGGTTTTATCAAGTGCGTAATCACCCAAAACGTGGACAACCTCCATCAAAAGGGTGGGAGCAAAGACGTAATCGAGTTTCACGGAAACCTCCTGTTCGGCCGCTGCATCAGTTGTTCCCTGCGGTTTTCGCTTTCCGAGGTCGAGGAGATCATAGCCAAAAACGGCCTTCCCCCGAGGTGCAAAAAGTGCGAGGGTATCTTGAAGCCGGACGCCGTATTCTTCGGCGAGCCTATACCGCCGGAGGCCCTCCAGAGGTCGATTAGCGAGGCTAAAAAGGCGGACGTGATGATAGTGGCCGGGACTTCAGCGGTGGTCTATCCAGCGGCGGAGCTGCCCTTCGTCGCAAAGAGGGGGGGCGGATTCTTCTCCACATCAGTTACGGAGCCGTCTCCGAACGTCGGTGCCGTGGTTATCGAGGTCAACGATGAGCCGACGCAGCTGACGGGAAGGGTGTCTGACTACCTGATTCAGGGAAAGGT